A genomic segment from Paramixta manurensis encodes:
- a CDS encoding LysR family transcriptional regulator: MTEPDLNLLIALDALLTEGSVIGAARRLGLSASAMSRTLGRLRAVTGDPLLVRAGRQMVLTPHAEQMRQDAQNALSAARRVLRPPVSILNLSTLVRIFTLRTNEGFVAAFGAALIAAAAAVAPGVCLCFAPKPEKSAMPLREGIIDLEIGVLEEMGPEIRLQALFRDRFIGVVRKGHPLEAESRVSAARYADFGHVIASRRGRVKGPVDDALAALGLSWRVAAVVPNFPAALTVAQSSDLVALVPASLMMALPDGKGVFHTFELPVKTNQITISQMWHPRVEADPAHRWLRQLVLHVCQQQVARER; this comes from the coding sequence ATGACTGAACCTGACCTTAATTTACTGATTGCACTGGATGCGCTGCTTACTGAAGGCAGTGTGATTGGTGCCGCGCGTCGTCTGGGATTAAGCGCTTCGGCAATGAGCCGGACACTCGGTAGGTTACGCGCGGTCACTGGCGATCCGCTGCTAGTGCGGGCAGGGCGTCAGATGGTATTGACGCCGCACGCCGAACAGATGCGTCAAGATGCGCAAAATGCGTTATCGGCGGCGCGGCGTGTGTTACGTCCGCCCGTATCAATCCTGAATTTATCAACGTTGGTACGCATCTTCACGCTGCGCACCAACGAGGGATTCGTTGCCGCATTTGGCGCAGCGCTAATTGCGGCAGCAGCAGCGGTCGCGCCTGGCGTGTGTTTGTGTTTTGCACCCAAACCAGAAAAGAGCGCCATGCCATTGCGTGAAGGCATCATTGATCTTGAGATTGGCGTTTTAGAGGAAATGGGACCGGAGATTCGGTTGCAGGCGCTGTTTCGGGATCGCTTTATTGGCGTAGTACGAAAAGGGCATCCGCTGGAAGCGGAGTCCAGGGTGAGCGCCGCGAGATATGCGGATTTCGGCCATGTTATTGCCTCACGTCGGGGGCGGGTGAAAGGGCCGGTAGACGATGCATTGGCGGCATTAGGCTTGAGTTGGCGCGTGGCGGCGGTGGTGCCGAATTTTCCCGCTGCATTGACGGTGGCGCAATCATCCGATTTGGTTGCGCTGGTGCCTGCTTCGCTGATGATGGCGTTGCCGGATGGGAAGGGCGTTTTTCATACTTTTGAGCTACCGGTCAAAACTAACCAGATTACGATATCGCAAATGTGGCATCCGCGAGTAGAGGCCGATCCGGCACATCGCTGGTTACGTCAGTTGGTGCTGCACGTTTGCCAGCAACAGGTGGCCCGTGAACGGTAA
- a CDS encoding class I SAM-dependent DNA methyltransferase, whose protein sequence is MTNPLAKNIIGIYQRHAKAFWQRRPTNLFEQPWLDDFLRLIPTNGKILDIGCGSGMPIADYFIRQGFQVTGIDSSKPMIERCQQHFPQHRWIHADMREPILSDKFDGVIAWDSFFHLTPEDQREMFTVFRQYASARAALMFTSGPDSGEAIGTFEGEALYHASLAPAEYRQRLAEQGFHVVKMVAEDPDCQGRTVWLAQSQ, encoded by the coding sequence ATGACCAATCCACTGGCAAAGAACATCATTGGTATCTATCAACGCCACGCCAAAGCGTTTTGGCAACGACGGCCAACCAATCTGTTTGAACAGCCCTGGCTGGATGACTTTTTGAGGCTGATACCTACCAACGGAAAAATTCTGGATATCGGCTGCGGCAGTGGGATGCCAATAGCAGATTACTTTATCCGTCAGGGATTTCAGGTTACCGGTATCGATAGTTCAAAGCCGATGATTGAACGCTGCCAACAACATTTTCCGCAGCATCGCTGGATACACGCAGATATGAGAGAGCCAATCCTGTCAGATAAGTTTGATGGGGTAATTGCCTGGGATAGTTTTTTTCACTTAACGCCTGAAGATCAACGCGAGATGTTCACGGTATTTCGACAGTACGCCAGTGCCAGGGCAGCGTTGATGTTTACCAGTGGCCCCGATAGTGGTGAGGCAATCGGCACGTTTGAAGGTGAAGCGCTTTATCATGCCAGCCTGGCACCGGCAGAATACCGGCAACGTTTAGCAGAACAAGGGTTTCATGTTGTAAAGATGGTGGCAGAAGATCCAGATTGTCAGGGACGTACCGTTTGGTTGGCGCAAAGTCAATGA
- a CDS encoding dihydrofolate reductase family protein, translating into MLVRVDLIVSLDGFATTTDQTPDNPFGEDWSRLVGAYVATKTFQERVLHDTSGQGTTGLDDAYAKDYFENIGAEIMGAGKFGLHNYPDDPNWKGWWGDEPPFHCPVFVLTNTPRPSLEMSGGTTFHFITANPVEALKLAVEAANGKDVRIGGGPTMVRDYLKARLVDYLHVAVTPILLGGGVRLWDDLRGLEAGYKVTSETAESGTIHITFQR; encoded by the coding sequence ATGTTGGTACGTGTTGACCTTATTGTCTCGCTCGATGGTTTCGCAACTACGACGGACCAAACTCCAGATAATCCATTTGGCGAGGATTGGTCGCGCCTGGTCGGTGCCTATGTTGCCACAAAGACGTTCCAGGAGCGCGTGCTGCATGACACCAGCGGCCAAGGCACCACAGGCCTGGACGATGCTTATGCGAAGGATTATTTCGAGAACATCGGCGCGGAGATCATGGGGGCCGGCAAGTTTGGGCTGCATAACTACCCAGACGATCCGAACTGGAAAGGATGGTGGGGTGACGAGCCTCCATTTCACTGCCCCGTTTTCGTCTTGACGAACACGCCGCGCCCTTCCCTCGAAATGTCTGGCGGCACCACCTTCCACTTCATTACGGCAAATCCGGTCGAGGCACTAAAGCTGGCTGTCGAAGCCGCCAATGGCAAAGATGTTCGCATAGGTGGCGGGCCGACTATGGTTCGCGACTATCTTAAGGCCAGGCTCGTTGATTACCTTCACGTGGCCGTCACTCCCATTCTTCTGGGCGGAGGTGTACGCCTATGGGATGATCTGCGCGGCCTGGAAGCCGGTTATAAGGTCACTTCAGAGACGGCTGAAAGCGGGACTATCCATATCACGTTTCAGCGCTAA
- a CDS encoding glycoside hydrolase family 10 protein: protein MVGCVLLLASCSSEPPRSLVTPFPSVTKPLPAKPQQPQTPLRGVWLATVSRLDWPPIASVYASSPALRISQQQEALKNKLDKLKSLGINTVFFQVKPDGTALWPSKILPWSDMLTGNIGQDPGYDPLQFILDEAHKRGMKVHAWFNPYRVAVNTKPSTVAQLNRTLALHPSSIFVLHREWIRTAGDRFVLDPGIPQVRDWITSIVAEVVARYPVDGVQFDDYFYTETAGSALNDSQTYQKYGQGFASKADWRRHNTQQLIEQVSRTIKQLKPNVEFGVSPAGVWRNRSHDPLGSDTRGAAAYDESFADTRRWVQQGLLDYIAPQIYWPFARDAARYDVLAKWWAEVVKPTHTHLYIGIALYKVGQPSKNEPDWTINGGVPELKKQLDLNESVPQINGTILFRENYLNQPQTQEAVSYLKSRWGS from the coding sequence CTGGTCGGCTGCGTGCTTTTACTGGCGAGCTGCTCTTCAGAGCCGCCGCGTTCTCTGGTTACGCCGTTTCCTTCTGTTACTAAACCACTTCCGGCAAAGCCTCAACAGCCTCAGACTCCGCTACGTGGTGTTTGGCTCGCGACAGTTTCTCGCCTCGATTGGCCGCCGATAGCCTCCGTTTATGCCAGTAGCCCTGCGTTACGTATTAGCCAGCAGCAGGAAGCATTGAAAAACAAGCTGGATAAACTGAAAAGCCTTGGCATTAATACCGTATTCTTTCAGGTTAAACCGGATGGCACCGCGCTCTGGCCTTCGAAAATATTGCCATGGTCTGATATGTTAACCGGCAATATTGGTCAGGATCCGGGTTACGACCCGCTGCAATTTATTCTTGATGAAGCGCATAAGCGCGGGATGAAAGTGCATGCCTGGTTTAATCCTTATCGTGTTGCGGTTAATACTAAACCTTCAACCGTGGCGCAACTGAACCGTACCCTGGCGCTACATCCATCCAGCATATTTGTCCTGCATCGCGAGTGGATACGCACCGCGGGCGATCGTTTTGTGCTTGATCCGGGTATTCCACAAGTTCGGGACTGGATCACCAGCATTGTCGCCGAAGTCGTTGCGCGTTACCCGGTGGATGGCGTGCAATTTGATGATTATTTCTATACTGAAACCGCGGGTTCCGCGCTGAATGACAGCCAAACTTACCAAAAATATGGTCAGGGATTTGCTTCAAAAGCGGATTGGCGACGGCACAACACCCAGCAGTTAATTGAACAGGTTTCGCGCACCATCAAGCAACTGAAACCCAATGTGGAGTTCGGTGTTAGCCCCGCAGGCGTATGGCGCAATCGTTCGCACGATCCGTTAGGTTCCGATACCCGTGGCGCGGCGGCTTATGATGAATCGTTTGCCGATACCCGCCGCTGGGTACAACAAGGGCTACTGGATTATATTGCTCCACAGATATATTGGCCCTTCGCACGCGATGCGGCGCGTTATGATGTGTTGGCAAAATGGTGGGCGGAGGTAGTAAAACCGACCCACACTCATCTGTATATCGGTATCGCATTGTACAAAGTCGGCCAACCTTCGAAAAACGAGCCAGACTGGACGATAAATGGCGGCGTGCCAGAGCTAAAGAAACAGCTCGATCTCAACGAGTCTGTGCCACAAATCAATGGCACGATTCTGTTCAGAGAGAACTATCTTAACCAGCCACAGACCCAGGAAGCCGTCAGTTATCTTAAAAGCCGCTGGGGAAGCTAA
- a CDS encoding WapI family immunity protein: MIDIAVGTLKFQLSPYERESSQEELSEDWIKTFVEYELPELSIQYSTAFSISELIDLKSEFHSLYESLITQKPHPGFYFDSVERHFSLQVKQVGHLDVAEVNIMMKPEDSADSVKITDTFYLDQSYFPALLSGLDEMINWE; the protein is encoded by the coding sequence ATGATTGATATAGCCGTCGGAACGTTAAAATTTCAGTTATCGCCTTATGAAAGAGAGTCCTCACAAGAGGAGCTTTCAGAAGACTGGATCAAGACGTTTGTGGAATACGAACTACCAGAATTGTCTATTCAATACAGTACAGCTTTTTCCATATCAGAACTTATTGATTTAAAGAGTGAGTTTCATTCTCTCTATGAAAGCCTAATCACTCAAAAACCTCATCCTGGTTTTTATTTTGACAGCGTTGAACGGCACTTCAGCTTACAGGTTAAGCAGGTTGGTCACCTTGATGTTGCCGAGGTAAACATTATGATGAAACCAGAGGACAGCGCAGATAGTGTTAAAATTACTGATACCTTTTACCTCGATCAGAGCTACTTTCCGGCGCTACTTTCTGGTTTGGATGAAATGATTAATTGGGAATAG
- a CDS encoding WapI family immunity protein, with amino-acid sequence MIDIVSGSRSLRISPFERQKTPEAPAYDWIRTYVEYSLPELKAQYQTSFSVGEIIDFKEDIYSLYQEVSSGHKAHEVVFDSTENQLNLRFIPMTNNTIAVKLTLRPENPAESVIIKDSFGIDQSYFPALLSGATFWFG; translated from the coding sequence ATGATTGACATCGTAAGTGGTTCAAGGTCATTGCGTATTTCGCCATTTGAAAGACAAAAGACCCCAGAAGCACCAGCATATGACTGGATAAGGACATATGTTGAATACTCTCTTCCAGAGTTAAAGGCGCAATATCAAACATCATTCAGCGTTGGTGAAATTATTGATTTTAAAGAAGATATTTATTCTCTTTATCAAGAGGTTTCCAGCGGGCACAAAGCACATGAAGTAGTCTTCGACAGCACAGAAAATCAGCTAAATCTTCGTTTTATTCCCATGACTAATAATACTATTGCAGTGAAATTAACACTCAGGCCTGAAAATCCTGCGGAAAGCGTTATCATAAAAGATTCTTTTGGCATAGATCAGAGCTACTTTCCGGCGCTACTTTCCGGCGCTACTTTCTGGTTTGGATGA
- a CDS encoding MarR family winged helix-turn-helix transcriptional regulator, which produces MQDAHIKYDIRTFHGALLDILSVMNHPLRDIQLLRAADVTLDQILFPLLVSIERFGPIGVVELADRMGRDYTTVSRQIKKLQVQELVGRQSNPHDKRMSEVVITEKGKAMTDQIDQARQQLMNRLFTDWPPEEVHHLFRLVRQYADSLIAARE; this is translated from the coding sequence ATGCAAGATGCACATATAAAGTATGATATTCGTACATTCCATGGCGCACTACTCGATATTCTCAGCGTCATGAATCATCCGCTACGCGATATTCAGTTACTGCGCGCGGCTGATGTCACCCTTGATCAGATTCTCTTTCCGCTACTGGTCAGTATTGAGCGCTTTGGGCCGATTGGCGTGGTGGAATTGGCCGACCGTATGGGGCGCGACTACACCACCGTCAGTCGGCAAATTAAAAAGCTGCAGGTACAAGAGTTGGTGGGGAGGCAAAGTAATCCTCATGATAAGCGCATGAGTGAGGTCGTGATTACTGAGAAAGGGAAAGCGATGACTGACCAAATCGACCAAGCGCGGCAGCAGTTAATGAACCGTTTATTTACCGACTGGCCGCCGGAAGAGGTACATCACTTGTTTCGCCTGGTTCGCCAGTATGCCGATAGCCTGATCGCAGCACGCGAGTGA
- a CDS encoding lysozyme inhibitor LprI family protein yields the protein MKFFLIVSYIALTFSAPSKSFASEVEAGSPASILDSKEDDFCIKASQTDGGMSHYHDCLNNALSKSNKKLTEKYEEKLKEITYSKDYDFYDSINSDRKSLRPKIEASYKNEQKTWIIYRESYCKNIVSGNITGDSAFVGYISCTINMNKRRVEEINLMYNPASTW from the coding sequence ATGAAATTTTTTTTGATTGTGTCATATATAGCTTTGACTTTTTCAGCACCATCTAAAAGCTTTGCTTCTGAAGTGGAAGCAGGTAGCCCCGCATCCATTCTTGACAGCAAAGAAGATGATTTTTGCATTAAAGCATCCCAGACGGACGGCGGTATGAGTCATTATCATGATTGCCTTAATAATGCGTTAAGTAAATCTAATAAAAAGCTCACTGAAAAATATGAAGAAAAACTTAAAGAGATAACTTACTCAAAAGATTATGATTTTTATGACAGCATCAACTCTGACAGAAAAAGCCTAAGGCCTAAAATTGAAGCGTCATATAAAAATGAACAAAAGACATGGATAATCTACAGAGAAAGTTACTGCAAAAATATCGTTTCCGGTAATATTACAGGCGATAGCGCATTTGTTGGTTATATTTCTTGCACAATTAATATGAATAAAAGGAGAGTTGAAGAAATAAACCTTATGTATAATCCAGCTTCTACATGGTAA
- a CDS encoding SDR family NAD(P)-dependent oxidoreductase yields the protein MPTSSSQLTVLLIGASRGLGFAMAEEYLKRGDNVIATGRATSTDKLVQLAARYPQQLTVETVDITQPDQVNALYDRLRERQLDMLFVNAGVKNDDRETIADVSTEEFTRVMVTNALSPMRVIERFQDRVLPTGTLAVMSSGQGSLTNNTNGHYEVYRGSKAALNMFMRSFAARHETDQRTLLLMAPGWVRTDMGGPEARLSIEESIPALLDTIAANQGRGGLHYLDYLGRVVPW from the coding sequence ATGCCAACCTCCTCTTCGCAACTCACTGTTCTGTTGATTGGCGCTTCCCGTGGTTTGGGCTTTGCCATGGCAGAAGAGTATCTCAAACGAGGCGATAACGTGATCGCCACCGGTCGCGCGACCTCTACTGACAAATTGGTTCAACTTGCCGCCCGCTATCCGCAACAACTCACGGTTGAAACCGTCGATATTACCCAGCCAGACCAAGTGAATGCACTGTATGATCGACTTCGTGAGCGACAGCTAGATATGCTTTTCGTCAACGCTGGCGTGAAAAACGATGATAGGGAAACCATTGCTGACGTTTCCACTGAGGAGTTTACCCGCGTCATGGTGACTAACGCACTGAGTCCAATGCGGGTGATTGAGCGTTTTCAAGATCGGGTTCTGCCAACAGGAACCTTGGCCGTTATGTCTTCCGGACAAGGCAGCCTGACCAACAACACTAACGGCCATTACGAGGTGTATCGCGGCAGCAAAGCGGCGCTCAATATGTTTATGCGTAGTTTCGCCGCTCGCCACGAAACGGATCAACGAACCCTGTTGTTAATGGCGCCCGGTTGGGTCCGTACCGATATGGGTGGCCCTGAGGCTCGCTTAAGCATTGAGGAAAGTATCCCGGCGCTACTCGACACCATCGCGGCTAACCAGGGTCGTGGCGGACTACACTATCTTGATTATCTGGGGCGTGTCGTTCCCTGGTAA
- a CDS encoding DUF29 domain-containing protein: MQNKLYKTDFYGWTQEQAGLLRDGRLSEIDAKNLMEEIESMGGSERRELESRLEVLFMHLLKWKYQPGYRGKSWTLTIKEQRRKISRHLEKNPSLKNKADEMAQESYGDAILSAARETGLEENLFPAHMPWTLAQALDPDFLPA, translated from the coding sequence ATGCAAAATAAATTATATAAAACCGATTTTTATGGCTGGACGCAGGAGCAGGCAGGCTTACTGCGAGACGGCAGGCTTTCCGAGATTGACGCTAAAAACCTGATGGAGGAAATAGAGAGCATGGGAGGAAGCGAACGCAGGGAACTTGAATCACGTCTTGAAGTGCTCTTTATGCATTTGCTCAAGTGGAAGTATCAGCCAGGCTATCGTGGTAAAAGTTGGACGCTGACCATTAAAGAGCAACGCCGGAAAATAAGCCGTCACCTTGAGAAAAATCCGTCACTGAAAAACAAGGCCGATGAGATGGCACAGGAATCCTACGGCGACGCCATATTATCCGCCGCGCGTGAGACCGGCCTTGAAGAAAACCTGTTTCCGGCCCATATGCCGTGGACGCTTGCGCAGGCGCTCGACCCGGATTTTCTGCCGGCGTAA